In the genome of Euleptes europaea isolate rEulEur1 chromosome 7, rEulEur1.hap1, whole genome shotgun sequence, one region contains:
- the CDCA5 gene encoding sororin, which yields MAGGGGGGCRPVRCRLRRARSAGEAGADAVSSPPRRRSERNVASAAQPVSQGNPRLVASKMVGSPVPVPFAVRPITLKKIVPHNRQVKESTITPRRSPRVSFKEDKENLPVGNDRGKSPGKGDTKAKSTPSPPSCPLGSEAGSLLEGADVLSPINTNAQESPPEDQRDVAMAKRVRRSYSRLEVSLSRSFLRDQESPSSGFSDTSTPNQGLVRRYTLFGFEKLLVPEGPDDVLPEDLRTSPKLAATLLGPGVFKEPDTDLPGILFTKEKRKKKKVPQFNKTELDEWASQMNAEFEEAERFDLLVE from the exons ATGCCGTTTCCTCTCCTCCAAGGCGCAGGTCTGAGAGGAACGTGGCATCCGCTGCTCAGCCTGTGTCCCAGGGGAATCCTCGCTTGGTGGCAAGCAAGATGGTGGGCAGTCCA GTTCCAGTACCGTTTGCAGTGAGGCCAATAACTCTGAAAAAGATTGTGCCGCATAATCGGCAG GTGAAAGAGTCCACCATAACCCCTCGGCGCAGTCCTCGG GTCTCCTTTAAAGAAGACAAGGAGAACTTACCAGTGGGAAACGACAGGGGCAAAAGCCCAGGCAAGGGTGACACCAAAGCAAAGTCGACACCTTCTCCGCCAAGCTGTCCTTTGGGCTCCGAAGCAGGGAGCCTGCTAGAAGGGGCAGATGTGCTGTCTCCGATTAACACCAATGCGCAGGAGTCCCCACCTGAGGATCAGCGGGATGTGGCCATGGCCAAGAGAGTACGTCGGTCTTACAGCCGCCTGGAGGTCTCCCTCAGCCGCAGCTTCCTGAGAGACCAGGAGTCCCCCAGCTCTGGCTTCTCAGACACCTCCACGCCTAACCAGGGCCTGGTCAGGCGGTACACACTTTTTGGCTTTGAAAAGCTCCTGGTTCCAGAAGGGCCTGACGATGTGCTTCCGGAGGACCTGAGGACCAGCCCCAAGCTGGCAGCGACGCTGCTGGGACCCGGTGTCTTCAAGGAGCCTGATACAGACCTCCCGGGCATTTTGTTTACGAAGGAGAaacggaagaagaagaaagtgccACAGTTCAAT aaGACGGAGCTGGATGAATGGGCCTCCCAGATGAATGCGGAGTTTGAAGAAGCAGAGAGGTTTGACCTTCTCGTGGAATAG